From one Streptomyces sp. ICC1 genomic stretch:
- a CDS encoding triacylglycerol lipase yields MPISSRAALVGALAAGLLAALSLQTPAAGAQPAAAAPDPIVFVHGWNSSGSTWDTMAGRFATDGWPVSHLDKWTYNTSQSNATTASQLSAEIDRVLAATGATKVDVVTHSMGGLSSRYFLKNLGGDTKVDAWISLGGPNHGTDTANFCGGASCTEMRPGSTFLNALNSGDETPGASRYATWWSPCDSTINPDSSVALTGATNTKTACLSHGALRTDTTVYGQVKSFVG; encoded by the coding sequence ATGCCCATCTCATCCCGCGCCGCACTCGTCGGCGCACTCGCCGCCGGCCTTCTCGCCGCCCTCTCACTCCAGACGCCGGCAGCCGGCGCGCAGCCCGCCGCGGCGGCACCCGATCCGATCGTTTTCGTACACGGCTGGAACTCCAGCGGATCCACCTGGGACACCATGGCCGGCCGGTTCGCCACCGACGGGTGGCCGGTCAGTCACCTCGACAAGTGGACGTACAACACCAGCCAGTCCAACGCCACCACCGCCTCCCAGCTCTCGGCGGAGATCGACCGCGTCCTCGCCGCAACCGGCGCGACCAAGGTCGACGTCGTCACCCACTCCATGGGTGGCCTGTCCTCCCGCTACTTCCTCAAGAACCTCGGCGGCGACACCAAGGTCGACGCCTGGATCTCCCTTGGCGGCCCCAACCACGGCACCGACACCGCTAATTTCTGCGGCGGCGCCTCCTGCACGGAAATGCGCCCCGGATCCACGTTCCTGAACGCCCTCAACTCCGGCGACGAGACCCCCGGCGCTTCCCGCTACGCCACCTGGTGGTCGCCCTGCGACAGCACGATCAACCCCGACAGCAGCGTTGCCCTCACCGGCGCCACGAACACCAAGACCGCCTGCCTGAGCCACGGCGCACTGCGCACCGACACCACCGTCTACGGCCAAGTCAAGTCATTCGTCGGCTGA
- a CDS encoding peptidoglycan-binding domain-containing protein, which produces MRKNFAALAATLIAGGLLGIAPLNSAAAATPTCDWVASYAGAWVPMYKAGNTVNCNMVRGTNSPAVQKLQHSMNLCYGENLVEDGDFGGRTRDALIRTQQKAGTAADGEYGPNTRKAMLHQAINGGCIRVP; this is translated from the coding sequence ATGCGCAAGAACTTCGCCGCGCTGGCAGCCACGCTCATCGCGGGAGGCCTACTGGGCATCGCTCCCCTCAATTCGGCTGCCGCCGCCACCCCCACCTGCGACTGGGTCGCCTCGTACGCCGGGGCCTGGGTCCCGATGTACAAGGCCGGCAACACCGTGAACTGCAACATGGTGCGCGGCACCAACAGCCCGGCCGTCCAGAAACTCCAGCACTCCATGAACCTTTGCTACGGCGAGAACCTCGTCGAAGACGGCGACTTCGGCGGAAGGACCCGCGACGCTCTCATCCGTACCCAGCAAAAGGCCGGAACCGCGGCGGACGGCGAATACGGACCCAACACCCGCAAGGCAATGCTCCACCAGGCCATCAACGGCGGCTGCATCCGCGTTCCATAA